GAGTACCCCGAAGACCGCGAGCAGGTCACCGAGGCCTATCGCCGCCAGGCGAAGAAGAAGATTGCCGCACTGTGGGAGAGCATCGGCTTCCAGCCGTTCCGCCGGGGGGTATGGCTCCTGGATACCGCTCTGCGCCGGCCGGAGGAACTCATGCTGGCCCGCCGTGCCGAACTGCGCGCGCTCGGCACAGCCTTCCAGCGGCCCGGTCCCTCTGAGAGGGACCGGGCGGACTCCGTGGCTGTCGCAGAAGACGGCATCAAGGCGTCGGCGAGGCCGCGTACGGTCTGACTTTTTCTAGGGGCGCTGCATTGCGCGGATGGTCAGGAACACCGAAGAAAAAGGGGGGAGGGGAATCGTGGGGGAGAGGCAGCCGGTGGGCGAGGACGTCGAGGATGCGCTGGACTGGGCACGGCAGCGCCTTGACGAAATGGGCGTCTTCGAGGCGCAGGACGGACTGCGGTGGGCGGCGGCCCACGGGCTTGTCCTGTCTGTCTGGCGCAACGGCCCGATTGAGGACGCGCATGCCTCCCGGCCGACTCGTCGGCGCAAGGTATTGCATGACGGGACGATGTTCGCCCGCAACACCTGGCTCACCCGGCAGGCATTCGACGTCCTGGGCTGCGACGACCAGTTCCGTCTCTATGAGCTGGAGGACCTCGTTCTGGACCGGGACACGGTCTGGCCTGGATGCGAGGGGACCCTGACGGACTTCGGCTGGGGATTCCTCGGAGAGATCAGGAAGCAGGTGAAACAGCGCATCGACATGTTCAGGCACTTCGAGAAGAGACTGTTGCCGGATGACTTCCTCGTCTTCGCCGGTGCTCCCCGGATCGGGACCCACGACGACCACTACGGTATGCCGAAATGGCCTGCCTGCGTGGAAGCGGCGGTGCGCCGGCTGCGGGGCGAGGACGAGGAGTTCTGGCACGCACGGGGCGACTTGATGACCCGTATTGGTCCCGCTCCTGCTCCCGTCACCGCGGACCTGGAGGCAACCCGGAAACTGCTGCTGGAGTCCCCGTGGGAACTGGGCGCCGGGAACCTGGACTGGTTCGCCTGGAACCCGATCCTGCAACCACCAGGCACGACATCCTAGGCGCGGGTGGGCGGCAGTCGCCACGGCCGCGCATGCGGTTTCGCTGGGACGGTGACGGCCCCGCCCGAGGCCGTGTCCTTTGAGCGCAGCCAGCGCGAGGGCTGGTGACCGGCCACCGCCGCGGACCAGGTTGCTGTCCGGTCCGCGCCCGCGTTGCGGGTGCGGATCTGGTGATCGCCGGACATCGGCTGTTTCTGTGTGTCACCTTGCGATTGCGCTATGAAGTAGCACCCGTTGTTTTGAGGAGCATCATGCCCGCACCCACCGCCGAGCAGAGCGGCGCCGTCGACGCCTTCCGGCGCGGGGATCACCTGGTCCTGCAGGCCGGCGCCGGAACTGGCAAGACGACCACTTTGTCGATGATCGCCGCCAGTACCGGCAAGCGGGGCCGGTACATCGCTTTCAACAAGGCCATTGCCACGGAGGCTTCCCGTAAGTTCCCCGGCAACGTGCCGTGCAAGACGATGCACGCGCTGGCGTACGCCGCGGTCGGGCACCGCTTCAAGAACCGGATGGACGCGCCCCGCGTTCCGGGGTGGAAGACCGGCGCGGCCCTGGGCATCGGCATCAACATGCGTGTGCGGATCGGCGAGCGCAACGTCACCAACAAGGCCCTCTCCTACACCGTGCTGCGGACCGTCACCCGCTTCTGCCAGTCCGCGGATCTGGCCATCCAGCGTTACCACGTCCCGCGTCTGCGCGGTATCGAGGCCGAACATCTCCACGCCCAGCTCGTTGACCTCGTCCTGCCGTACGCGGACCGGGCATGGAAGGACCTGCAGAACCCCGAGGAAGGAGTCGTCCGGTTCGACCACGACCACTACCTCAAGCACTGGGCCCTCACCCAGCCGCGTATCGACGCGGACTTCCTGCTCCTGGACGAGGCCCAGGACACCAACCCCGTGGTCGAGAAGGTCTTCAACGACCAGCGGGAGCACGCCCAGTTGGTGATGGTCGGCGATTCCGCCCAGGCGATCTACGGCTGGCGCGGCGCGCGGGACGTGATGAGCAGCTTCGAGGGCACCGAGCGCGCGCTGTCCCAGTCGTTCCGCTTCGGCCCCGCGCTTGCTGAGGAGGCCAACCGGTGGCTGGGCATCGTGGACGCCCCGATCCGCTTGGCCGGCACGGCCGCGATCAACACCCGGCTGGAGCGCGTCGAGCAGCCGGACGCGATCCTGTGCCGCTCCAACGTCGGCGCGATGCTCGAAGTCATGCGCCTGCTCGACGAGGGCCGCCGCGTGGCCCTGGTTGGCGGCGGAGAATCCCTGCGGGCCCTCGCGAGAGCCGCCCGCGACCTGAAGGCCGGCAAACGCAGCACCCACCCTGAACTGATCCTTTTTGACTCCTGGGGCGAACTCCAGGAGTACGCCGAGTACGACCCCTCCGGACGGGATCTGCTGCCGCTGGTCGATCTCGTCGACGAACACGGCGTCGACGTCATCCTGGGCGCGGTGGACAGGCTCGCCGTCGAGCAGGGCGCCGAGATCGTCGTCTCCACCGCGCACAAGGCCAAGGGCCGTGAATGGGACTCCGTCCGCATCGGCGAGGACTTCACCGAACCCGTGGACCAGGAAGAGACCGACGAGAACGGCGACCCGCTGCCCGGCGACATCGACGATGCGGAGGCCCGCCTCGCCTACGTCGCCGTCACCCGCGCCCGCCACCAGCTCGACCTCGGCGGCCTGTCCTGGATCAACCAGCACCCTGACGGCAACGCCGGCGGCAAGCGTCTGCCCCAGGACCCCGGATCACCCTCGCCCTGGGACCTGCTGGGCCCCTCGCCGAACTGACAGCCGGTCCGTCGTGTATGGCCGGTCATTGTGTGCCGCGTGCCAAGGCCCACATACAGGAACGCACCCGCCCGCCCTGCTGGCGGCATCAGCCGGGCGGGCACGGGCAGCTCACGGTTCAGCCGAGTTGGGCTGCTGCGGCGTCGATTTCTTTGAGGGTGATGTTCTCGCTGCCGCTGCGGATCGCGGTGACGGCGGCGGTGGAGATGACGTAGGTGAGGGCTTTGAAGTAGCCGCCGGTGCGCCGGTGCAGTTCGACGGCGTGGCGGGTCAGGGCGTGTTCCTCGAGGCGGTACAGGCTCAGGTCGGCTTCGAAGCCTGCCAGTACGCGTCGGAAGGTCTCTGGGTCCTGGGCGTCCAGGGGCAGGGGGTGTAGCCAGGTGACGGGCAGCAGTGCGGTGGGCGAGGGCGAGGCGGTCGCCGCCGGACGGCCCGCCTGTGCCAGGCGTACCCGGTTGTTGCGGCTGAACGGAAAATCGATCTTCGGGAGGGCAGGCGGCAGCATCCGGGCCGCTTGCGGACCGGATGTCGGTGGTTCAGGGGCGGTCAGGTTGTTGCGGGTGCGAGGGTGACGTGGTGGCCGAGGGCCTGGAGTTGGCGGACGAGGTCGCGGGTCTTGCGGGCTGGGCTGAGGTGGCGCTGGTGCCAGTTGGCCCCGAGGTCCTGATAGGCCGTGTCGGGATCGTTGAGCAGATGCCAGGTGATCACGAGCATGGAGCGGGCGACCTCGACGACCGCCTTCGGGTGACCGCGGCGTTTGACGATGCGCCGGTAGCGGGCGCCGAGGAACGTGTCGGTGCGGGCGGCGCTCGTTGCGGCCTCGCCGAGGGCGCCCTTGAGCCAGGGGTTGTCCTTGCCGGCCGCGCCGGCGGTGTTCTTTGCTCCGGACTGGATGGTCCTGGGGCACAACTTCGCCCACGAGACGAGGTGTTCGGGGGTGGGGAAGCGGCTCATGTCCGTGCCGATCTCCGCGAGGATGATCTGCGCGGTGGCCGGGCCGACGCCCGGAATGGCGTCCAGCCGCTCGACCAGCTCGTGCGCGCTGTGTCCGGTGCTGCCGTCGGCGCCCGTGCCGGGTGGGCCGGTGAGCTGTTCCAGGGCCTGGCCGATCAGCCTGTCGAGCTCGGCGATCTGCGCGGTGAGGTGGTCGACGGTGGCCAGCAGCACGCTCAGCAGGCGGGCGTGGTGGTCTTCGAACTGCCCGGTCAGGGCTTCGACCAGGGCATGTTTCTTGCTGATCAGACGGCCCTGGGCGAGGTCTGAGAGCGTGCGGGGGTCGCGCTCGCCGGCGATCAGGGCGTCGAGAGCATGGCCCGGCCCGACACGCCGAACAGGTCGGAGACGACGGTGGACAGTTTGATCTGTGTGTCCTCGAGGGCCTTCTCCACCCGCTGCTTGTGGCGGGTGCGTTCCTGGGTGAAGACAGTGCGGGTGCGGTTGAGGTCCCGCAGTTGCCGCACGGGCTTCGGTGGCACGAACGAGGCTCGGACCATGCCGCGTTCGGCGAGTTTGGCCAGCCAGACGGCGTCCAGCTTGTCGGTCTTGGGCCGGCCGGGCACGTTCTTCACGTCGCGCGCGTTGACGAGCCAGCACTGAAGGCCCCGGGCCTCCAGCAGGTAGAAGAAGGGCCGCCAGTAGGTGCTCGTCGCTTCCATGACCACCCGCTGGACGCCCTGGCAGACGAGCCTGTCGCCGAGTTCCAGGATCGCGTTGGTGGTTGCCGTGACCGTCCAGACCTGCTGGACGCGCCGGCCCTCGACGGTGTCGTGCGGGACCCGCAGACACACCATTCCGGACGCCTTGGCGATGTCGATCGCCGCGATGCGGGCCACCGTTCCGTCGTCAGAGTCCTCTTTCCACTCCTCCATGACCAGCCTCCCCTTGTGCACGCGGGTGGGGCCGCCCGGGGAGCGTGAGGGGTAACGGAGAAGCTGAACGGCGTGTTCGAGACGACAGTGTGCGGCCCCTCAGGCAAGCTCCCTCACCGGACTCTCTTGCGAGCTCGCAGCCCAAGCAGCGAACGGCGTCGGCAGGCAGCCCCGCACCGATTTTCACGTCCGCGAGACGTCATCCGCAGGTGAACGGGTGACTCTCTTGCGTGCTCGCGACAACAATCCCGGATGCCTGCACAGACCCCCGCGTCCGACTGGCTAACGGACTCCACCGCACCAAGCAACAACGACGTCAGCCGGACGGACACCCGCACCGATTTTCCCGCCTCCGGGACGAGCGCCGCAGGCGCTCTGGAGGACTGGCTACGGGGCGGGCCAGCCGTCGGCGCGCGGGTCTGAAGGGTGGGAGTCAGGCGTCGCGTGTGTGCAGGAGATAGGTCGCCCCCGCCATCGCAGCAGCCGCCCAGGTGCACAGCACTGCGAACCCGGCCCAGGGTGGCAGGCCGCCGAGCCAGTCCGGGTCGACCTGCATGATCGTCCACCCGGCGTTGGGCGGTGTGATTCCGGCGGGCAGGAAGCGTTCCAGTTCACGGAGGGGTGAGAGGGCCACGACACCCGGCACGACGTAGACCAGCGCGAACATCGCGACGATGCCGCCGACGGTGCTGCGCAGGACGGTGCCGACTGCCAGCGAGAGCACGGACAGCGCACACAGGTAGAGCCCCACGCCGAGGACCGCACGGATCACGCCGGGCGTCGTGATGGAACCGGAGACGTGCGGTGTGCACAGGTACACGAGGGCGAAGCACGCGATGCTCAGGACGGTCCCGGTGACGAGGCCGAGCGCCGCCACCGTGACGGTCTTTGCGGCGAGCCACCGCGTACGCCAGGGCGTGGCGGCCAGGGAGACGCGGATCGTCCCGGTGCCGTATTCGCTGCCGATGGCCGTCACGGCGAGGACGATCACGGAGAGTTGCCCGACCATGAGTCCGAGGTGGCTGAAGTTCACGGTCACGGCGATCGTGTGAGGACCCTGGCTGTGGGTTTTCACCGCGGCCAGGGTGGCGGCGCCGACGATCGTGAGCGCGGTGGCCAGCAGACACCACACCGTCGTCCGGAGGGTGCGCAGCTTGATCCATTCGGACCGGAGGAGATCGGTGAACCGTGGTGCGGTGGCGCTCTGGTGCGCGTGGGCGGGAAGGGTGAGGGACATGCGATACCTGCCGGGATGTCGTTCGGGTGAGGTGGTCTGGTGCGGGCTCGTGCGGTGGGTCGGGGGCGCCGCAGACGGGTCACCCGGGTCCGGCTGCGTCGCTGCGGCTGCGGTACTCGGTGGTGCCCGAGGTGAGCTCCATGAACGCGGTTTCCAGTGAGGCGTGCTGCACGGTCAGTTCGTGCAACAGGGCTCCGCAGTGAGAGGCGATCGTGGCGATCTGCGTGGAGTCGAGGCCGGTGACGAGCAGCGCCGCCTCGTCGTCCACGGTGATCTGCGCGCCGGCCTTCCGTAGCTGACCGGCGAGCTGAATGGCCTGTGGGGAACGGACCTTGACCGGACCGCGCGAGCCGGCCTCGATGACCTCGCGCACACTGGCTTCGGTGATCAGTCTGCCGCGCCCGATCACGATCAGGTGGTCCGCTGTCACCTCCATCTCACTCAGCAGGTGGCTTGAGACGAACACTGTGCGGCCCTCGGCCGCAAGTCCCTTCATCAGGTCGCGGACCCAGCGGACTCCCTCCGGGTCAAGGCCGTTGAGGGGTTCGTCGAGGAGGAGCACCTGCGGATCACCGAGCAGCGCGGTGGCGATGCCAAGCCGCTGGGTCATCCCCAGAGAGAAGCCGCCGACCTGCTTGTGCGCCACTTCCACGAGGCCGACAACATCCAGCACCTCGGCCACCCTCGCACGTCCGATGCGGTTGCTGTATGCCAGGCTCAGGAGATGGCTGTACGCAGTGCGGCCAGGGTGCACGGCCTTGGCGTCGAGTACGGCACCGACCTCGCGCAGCGGGTGACGGAACTGGCCGAAGGGGCGGCCGCCGACCAGCGCCTTTCCCGAATCGGGTCGGTCCAGGCCGAGGAACATCCGCATCGTGGTGGACTTGCCGGACCCGTTCGGCCCCAGGAAACCGGTCACCTGGCCGGGGTGGACCGTGAACGACAGATCTTCTACGGCCGCCGTCTCTCCGTACTGCTTGGTCAGCCCCTGGGCCTCCAATGTGCCTGCCCTCATTGGCGTGCTCCTTTCGCGCGGCTCCAACGGTGTTCCATCTGCTCGCTCACCGTAGGAATCCGGGCCCGCGCGCGGGACGCCCACATGGTCAGACCTGCCTGCGACCATCGGGCCCGGTTGCTGCTAGCAGGGTCCGACGATCGATGGACGACTTCGTACGCCGGAGGTATGAGCGCAGGGCCGATCCGTGGTCAGCCGCTTCCGGCTCTCGCTAGCCGGTGCCGCGTCCAGCCCCAGGAACGCCCGTCGGCAGCGCTATACCGCGCCGAGCAGCGCGCTATACCGCGTCGAGGAGACCCGCGTCGTGGGCTAGGATCGCCGCCTGTACGCGGTTGGCGCACTCCAGCTTGGCGAGCAGCCGGCTCACATGGGTCTTCACGGTCGACTCGCTCATGTGCAGGGACGTTCCGATCTCGCCGTTGGAGCGCCCCTCGGCGACCAGGGCCAGCACCTCGCGTTCCCGTTCGGTCAACGACGCGACGCGGCTCCGAGCGTCCGCGGCTCTGGAATTGTCGCGGGCGGAGAAATTGGAGATCAGCCGACGGGTCACCGACGGGGCGAGCATGGCCTCGCCGTCGTAGACGGTCCGGACGGCGTGCGCGAGATCCCGCGGCGGGGAGTTCTTGAGCAGGAAGCCCATCGCTCCGGCCTGAAGGGCCGCGTGCACATACTCATCCAGATCGAAGGTGGTGAGCACGACCACCTTCGGGGGGTCGGGCAGCCGCGTGAGCTCCACAGTGGCGGCCAGCCCGTCCATGACGGGCATACGGATGTCCATGAGCACGATATCGGGGCGATGCGCGCGAGCCAGCTCCACCGCCTCCGCGCCGTTGCCCGCCTCGGCCACCACGGTGATGTCGGGCGCGGCCTGAAGGATCATGCTCAGGCCGGAGCGGACCAGGGCTTCGTCATCGGCGAGGAGGACGCGGATACTCATGGAGCCTCTTCTTTCATGGGCAAATCGGCCGCGACCCGGAATCCGCCCTCCGGCCGCGGACCGGCTTCGAAGACGCCGCCTTGAAGGGTGATGCGCTCGCGGAGCCCGACCAGGCCGTTTCCCCCGCTGGGCAGCCCGGTGGTCACTGGCCCTGCGGGCACCTCATTTTCCACGGCGACATGAAGGGCATCGGGCCCGTACCGCAGTTCGATCCGGGTTGCGGCGTTGCCCGCGTGCTTGTGCACATTGGTCAAAGCCTCCTGCACCAGCCGGTACACCGTGTGCCCGGTAGCCTGGGCCAGCGGCCGACGGGGGCCGGAGCAGATCAGCTCGATCCGCATGCCCGTGGAGCGCGACTGCTCGACGAGCGTGGCCAGATCGTCAACGGTCGGCTGCGGAGCACGCGGGGCCGCCTCCTCGTCCAGCCGCAGCACACCGAGCACCTCGCGCAACTCCTCCAGAGCCTGCCGGCCGATGTCACCGATGAGCCGACCGGCTGCGGCCGCACGCTCCCCGTCCGCCGCGCCGACTTCCAGGGCTCCGGAATGGATAACCATGAGGCTGACCCGATGGGCGACGACATCATGCATCTCCCGGGCGATCCGCGTCCGCTCCTCCACGCGAGCCTGCCGACGCAGCAGGCTCTGCTCGCGTTCCAGGCGCTCCGCGCGCTCCCGCAGGTTCGCCACCACCGCCCGCCGCGCCCCAGCGTACAGGCCGAGCAGCACCGGCCCGGCCACGAAGAAGACCAGGGCGTTGAACGGAAGCAGCCCGGTGCGGGCGGGGAGGAAGACGATGGCGGCCAGGGCGAGCACCGCAGCCCCGGTCAGTACGACCAGGTGACGGCGGCGACCGTAGGCGGCCAAGGCGTACAGGAAGAGAGGGAGGGGTGACACCTGGAGCAGGACGGGTGTGGCCAGGATCGCCACCGCGCACAGTGACGCCGGCCAACGTCGGCGTCCGATCAGCGCCAGCCCCATAAGGACCGTCACCGCATAGAAGACCGGTTCGGGCACCCCGAAGGGATGGCCTGTGGGCACGGTGAACAGCACAACGGCCGTCGTATAACCGAGGGCGACCAGAATATCGAACAGCATGCTCCGGCGGCTCTCCCACCGGCCGACCGGACCATGCCCGCGCGACATCAGCGTCGACGTGCCAGGATCACCGGCCTCTGCCGATGCGGGCGGATGCGGCCCCATGGTGATGCGATCCTCCAGTGGCACGTCCGGCTCACCTGGACCGAGTCGCCTCAGCCGCTTGGTCCAGGGGGCTGCGCCCTCGTTGCAGTTCCGCCTTCACGGCCGATTTCCCGGGCACGGAGCACGGATCCCATGCCCATCGCCTACTCGGCACTTTAGTACCGCAACGGTGCTTGTGCTAAGTGAACAGCGTCGGCACCGCAGACCTCGACGTGCCACAGCCAACCATGATCGCCGGTGAGACCGTGTCAATCTCCTTCGGAACCTCGCCCGTCATCCTCCCGATGCCGCTGGCCGCCCTGGTCCGCGACCTCGTCGCGACCCGACGCGGCAAGGCCAAGATCGAAGGCCGCCCTCGTCCTGGTCCTCCTCGCCGTCCTCGGGACCGGCTACCGCTGGTGGACTGCACTCGCCTGTGACCGCGAAGCAGCGCGCCGCTGCGGCCGGGATGTCGCGGTCGAGGCCTGGGAGCAGGACCTTGCTGAGGCCCGCCAAGTCCCGTTGATGCATCGGATACTCCCCGCCGCCCTCACGCTGCGCAGCCACCCTCCACTGGCACCGCGCCTGTGGTGGGCACGGCGCGCCCACCTGTGAGTCGGCCAGTGTCCACCGCGGTCAGCTGGTACTTGAAGCAGCCGCGCAAAGGCGCGCTGCCTCATCAGATCCGCATTGAGCCATGCGGTCGGCCAGGCTGCGCCGCTGGCTGGCCACACCATGTTCGCGGAGTTAGCACAGGCGCAGCCGACAACCCAACCGGACAACGGGGCCCGCCGTCCGTCACGGACGTCCTCCGGGATGCCGACTGAGACGGTCAGATTGTTAGCGCCGAGTGCACAACTGCGTTCGCATCGGTTCACCCGCTATGTGGTGGAGGATTTGGAGCCGGTGGTCCTTGGGAGTGGTGCCGTAGGCCGCGCGGTGGGCGCGGCTGAAGTCGGCTGCGCGGGGGAATCCCCAGCGAGCAGCAATGGCGTGGATGGGGGTGGTGCGAAGCGCTGGGTCGGCGAGGTCGCGACGCGCCGCCTCCAGGCGTAGGCGGCGTATCCACGCGGCGACTGTGGCGTCTTCGTCCTGGAAGAGGCGGTGCAGGTAGCTGGTGGAGATGTGATGCTCGGCGGCGATCGTGCTCGGGTTCAGGTGCGGGTCGTGCAGGTGCTCTCGGATGAACGCCTGGATGCGCAGGGTGAGGGCCCGTCGATGGGTCTCCGGGGGCAGGCAGTCGTCGGCTTCGAGCAGATGGGCGAAGAGCGCGGCGACCAGAGGGATCACGACGGCGGCCAGACGCGGCCGGTCGCAGGGCTGGTACGCGGCCGGGTCCGCGGTCAGCCGGGTGAGGAACTGTGCCAGCAAGGCGCCCATGCCTTCCCGGGCCGACACCGGCGCCCCGACGATCCGGGCAGCCATGTCGCGCGGCAGCGGCAGCAGGGCCTTGGGAACCTCCAGCGCCACCGACTGGACCGGGTCCCCGGTGCTGTAGAGGTCGTTCAGCAGCGAGGACGAGTTGATGAACAGGTCATGCGGCTTGTACTCGGTTTCCCGGTGCCGCCACACGCTGGTCCCGCTCCCGCGAACGACGAGTGACAGGTGATACGTCTCAGGGTCGGACTGCCGGATCAGCTTCGCCGTGCGCCGGAACACCAGCGGTTGGCACGTGTGAGACCACACGGTGACGGCACCGAGGTCCAGCACACGCTGCGAGGCGCGGAAGTCGTCGGCGTGATCGCTGCGCAGCTCGATGGGCGCATGAGTACGGCCCAAGAGCTCGGTCCAGTAGTCGAACCGGTCCGCCGCGGACACGTCCTCGCTGAGGAACACCATCTCGTCCAACAACTGTCTCTTCACCGTTTCTGAAACCGCAGGTTAAAGACTCTCCCGGGGGATGACGGAGCAACGGAACGCCCCGGTTCCATTCGCGCCGGCCGGTTGCTGTGGACCGCTGCCGGGCGTCGTATGCGGGGCAGTTTGATGTCGATCCATGCTCGCGAGTAAGTGCAACGCGCTCGGCACGATGCTCAGTACCTGCGACTGACACCTGACGCGCGGCACCATCCGAACGTCCGCCGCACGCTGGAGTAGGCGCCCGGCCCACGGCCTTCGCCCTGGCCACCATGCTGGGGACGGGGTGCACGTGGGCCGGAGCGCACGCCATCCAGCCGGTCAGCAGACGAAGTGGGCCAGGCGCACTCCCGTGCGCCCGAGGAGTGAGCGGTAGGAGGGCCTGCAGGTGGGAGAGCATGTGCCCATTTGCCGCTTGTGCGTGAGGGGTCGTCATGGGTTCCATTCGCCGAGCTGTGCCGCTGACGCTGCTGTCCTGCCTGCTGCTGGCGGGGTCGAGCAGTTACCCGTTGCGTCGGGACACGAAGCTGAGCACGTCGGATCCCCAGGGGGCAGGGCGTCGGCGCGCGGATGCGGAGGGGCGTGGCGAGCCGGGCTGTTCGCACCCGTGCGCCCGAGGGTGGGCGGTAGGTGGTTCTCGAGGTGGTCGTAGCCGGCGGATGCGGTGCCGCGGTGCCGGGCATTCCCCCGGCACCGTACGAAGGGCGCTGGTGCCCCGGCCGCGACTCAGCCGGACGATCCAGCCACTCCCGCGGGCCGCCAGGCGGACATGTTCGTGTAGTGCTGGACCAGCGTTGCCCGGGTCCACGCGCCGTTGGCGTAGCGCATGGTGTGGAAGAGCGTGCCGCGGTCATCGTCGGAGGCGAAAACGAGCTGGAGGTTTCCTGCCACGTTGACGGCGGTGACCTCCTGCAGCACGGTGCCGATGAAACCCGCGCGGTTGAAGTCCACCCGTGCGTTGATGTCGTCCCAGGTGCTCCAGCGCCCGTTCGGGCTGCGGATGGTGTGGTACTGCGCGACCTGGCCGTTGGTCAGCACGACCATCTGCAGGCTGCTGCCGAATCCGGCCATGGCCACCCGGATCGGCATGCCCCAGTGGCGGGGAGTGCCGGTCCAGGACAGCACGTTGCTCCACGGCGTCCACCTGCCGTTCGCGCCGAGGGCGGTGTGCAGAACGGTGCGGTGGATCTGGTCCACCGCGGCCACCTGCAGCCCTCCGCCGACCGAGGCGGCCGACAGGCTCTCGAACCAGTCGTTGCGGTAGACGCCGCCCGGAGCCACCTGGTCGGGAGCGGTCCAGGTGCCGCCGGACTGCTCCATGGTGTGCATCAGGCGGCCGTTGGTGTCGATGTACACCAGGTGCACGTGGGTTCCTACGACGGCTGCCGCGAGGTAGTTCCGCGTCGGCTTGGAGGTCACTCGCACTGGCGCCAGGCCGGGCATCGGGGCGGGGGCGGGCCAGCTGCCGTCCGGGTTCTGGGTGGTCTCCTCCAAGGTGACGTCCGAGCCGGTGGGCTGCTCGATGAACAGACGCAGCCGGCCATTTTGCACCACGTCGGTGAAGTCGTAGAAGAACCCGCTCTTGAACAGGTGCTTGGTCGGGGCCCACTTGCCGTTGGCGTATCGGGCGGTCTGCAGGACCTCCCAGTTGGCGCCCTGCACGAGCAGGTCGAGCCCGCCGTTGCCGGCCATGGCCGCCGGGTGGGCGAGGGAGGCGGTACCTGCCGAGGAGGCGGCGGCCGCCGCCTGTGAAGCAGCGGGTGCTGCCAGGGGAGTGAGGCTGATCGCGGCGGCGAGGCACAGCCGCGCTATCCGCCGAAGGTATGGCTTCAAGGAACCCTCTGATGCGTAGGAGACAGACGGGGATCCTAGGGGATGCTGTGAAGACCCGAACAGCCGTGCGCCCGGCGGATCCTGTCGTGGCCGTGCGACCGCACCACCCCACGGGAGCCGCCGCTAC
The genomic region above belongs to Streptomyces sp. CG1 and contains:
- a CDS encoding UvrD-helicase domain-containing protein yields the protein MPAPTAEQSGAVDAFRRGDHLVLQAGAGTGKTTTLSMIAASTGKRGRYIAFNKAIATEASRKFPGNVPCKTMHALAYAAVGHRFKNRMDAPRVPGWKTGAALGIGINMRVRIGERNVTNKALSYTVLRTVTRFCQSADLAIQRYHVPRLRGIEAEHLHAQLVDLVLPYADRAWKDLQNPEEGVVRFDHDHYLKHWALTQPRIDADFLLLDEAQDTNPVVEKVFNDQREHAQLVMVGDSAQAIYGWRGARDVMSSFEGTERALSQSFRFGPALAEEANRWLGIVDAPIRLAGTAAINTRLERVEQPDAILCRSNVGAMLEVMRLLDEGRRVALVGGGESLRALARAARDLKAGKRSTHPELILFDSWGELQEYAEYDPSGRDLLPLVDLVDEHGVDVILGAVDRLAVEQGAEIVVSTAHKAKGREWDSVRIGEDFTEPVDQEETDENGDPLPGDIDDAEARLAYVAVTRARHQLDLGGLSWINQHPDGNAGGKRLPQDPGSPSPWDLLGPSPN
- a CDS encoding transposase, with the translated sequence MLLATVDHLTAQIAELDRLIGQALEQLTGPPGTGADGSTGHSAHELVERLDAIPGVGPATAQIILAEIGTDMSRFPTPEHLVSWAKLCPRTIQSGAKNTAGAAGKDNPWLKGALGEAATSAARTDTFLGARYRRIVKRRGHPKAVVEVARSMLVITWHLLNDPDTAYQDLGANWHQRHLSPARKTRDLVRQLQALGHHVTLAPATT
- a CDS encoding transposase codes for the protein MEEWKEDSDDGTVARIAAIDIAKASGMVCLRVPHDTVEGRRVQQVWTVTATTNAILELGDRLVCQGVQRVVMEATSTYWRPFFYLLEARGLQCWLVNARDVKNVPGRPKTDKLDAVWLAKLAERGMVRASFVPPKPVRQLRDLNRTRTVFTQERTRHKQRVEKALEDTQIKLSTVVSDLFGVSGRAMLSTP
- a CDS encoding ABC transporter permease, which encodes MSLTLPAHAHQSATAPRFTDLLRSEWIKLRTLRTTVWCLLATALTIVGAATLAAVKTHSQGPHTIAVTVNFSHLGLMVGQLSVIVLAVTAIGSEYGTGTIRVSLAATPWRTRWLAAKTVTVAALGLVTGTVLSIACFALVYLCTPHVSGSITTPGVIRAVLGVGLYLCALSVLSLAVGTVLRSTVGGIVAMFALVYVVPGVVALSPLRELERFLPAGITPPNAGWTIMQVDPDWLGGLPPWAGFAVLCTWAAAAMAGATYLLHTRDA
- a CDS encoding ABC transporter ATP-binding protein; protein product: MRAGTLEAQGLTKQYGETAAVEDLSFTVHPGQVTGFLGPNGSGKSTTMRMFLGLDRPDSGKALVGGRPFGQFRHPLREVGAVLDAKAVHPGRTAYSHLLSLAYSNRIGRARVAEVLDVVGLVEVAHKQVGGFSLGMTQRLGIATALLGDPQVLLLDEPLNGLDPEGVRWVRDLMKGLAAEGRTVFVSSHLLSEMEVTADHLIVIGRGRLITEASVREVIEAGSRGPVKVRSPQAIQLAGQLRKAGAQITVDDEAALLVTGLDSTQIATIASHCGALLHELTVQHASLETAFMELTSGTTEYRSRSDAAGPG
- a CDS encoding response regulator, which gives rise to MSIRVLLADDEALVRSGLSMILQAAPDITVVAEAGNGAEAVELARAHRPDIVLMDIRMPVMDGLAATVELTRLPDPPKVVVLTTFDLDEYVHAALQAGAMGFLLKNSPPRDLAHAVRTVYDGEAMLAPSVTRRLISNFSARDNSRAADARSRVASLTEREREVLALVAEGRSNGEIGTSLHMSESTVKTHVSRLLAKLECANRVQAAILAHDAGLLDAV
- a CDS encoding sensor histidine kinase, whose protein sequence is MLFDILVALGYTTAVVLFTVPTGHPFGVPEPVFYAVTVLMGLALIGRRRWPASLCAVAILATPVLLQVSPLPLFLYALAAYGRRRHLVVLTGAAVLALAAIVFLPARTGLLPFNALVFFVAGPVLLGLYAGARRAVVANLRERAERLEREQSLLRRQARVEERTRIAREMHDVVAHRVSLMVIHSGALEVGAADGERAAAAGRLIGDIGRQALEELREVLGVLRLDEEAAPRAPQPTVDDLATLVEQSRSTGMRIELICSGPRRPLAQATGHTVYRLVQEALTNVHKHAGNAATRIELRYGPDALHVAVENEVPAGPVTTGLPSGGNGLVGLRERITLQGGVFEAGPRPEGGFRVAADLPMKEEAP
- a CDS encoding helix-turn-helix domain-containing protein, which codes for MVFLSEDVSAADRFDYWTELLGRTHAPIELRSDHADDFRASQRVLDLGAVTVWSHTCQPLVFRRTAKLIRQSDPETYHLSLVVRGSGTSVWRHRETEYKPHDLFINSSSLLNDLYSTGDPVQSVALEVPKALLPLPRDMAARIVGAPVSAREGMGALLAQFLTRLTADPAAYQPCDRPRLAAVVIPLVAALFAHLLEADDCLPPETHRRALTLRIQAFIREHLHDPHLNPSTIAAEHHISTSYLHRLFQDEDATVAAWIRRLRLEAARRDLADPALRTTPIHAIAARWGFPRAADFSRAHRAAYGTTPKDHRLQILHHIAGEPMRTQLCTRR